TGCTGGTCGCTGGGCTTGCAGTTCCAGTCGTTCGCCCCGGGTGGCGCGATGGTCGGTGCGCCGAGTGAGTAGAGGGCGGCCGTGAGGATGTTGGGCTGCACGGGCCCGGTGGGTTCCTTTTCGGCTGCCTGGCCCGTCCCGGCCCCCAGCACGAGTGCGGTCATCGTGGCGGCGGCCGCCGTGAGCCACCTGCGCGTCGTTGCGCCCATCCGTTTCACCTCTCTGTGAACCGATGGTGATCCGCGTCACCGATGAGTTAACGCGCGGGTAACTTGTCCGGTCACTCCCCCTGGTGAGTGATTTTCTGTCGGCGGTTGACCTGCTATGAGTGACACGGAACCGCCTGAGTGGCACTCATGGGGATGACAAAAGTTCCGAGAGCGACCTCGCCGTCAAGAGGGCTGGGCGCGGGTAGCCAGGTTTTCCGACTCGGGGGCCTGGCTCGTCTCGGGCCGGCGGTTTGCCCCCGACACACGAAACGGCCCCCGGCGCGGTGGTCGCGCCGGGGGCCGTCGGGTCGGGTACGCCTGGTCAGCCCTTGAGCAGGGCCCGGGCCATGACGACCTTCTGGATCTGGTTGGTGCCTTCGTAGATCTGCGTGATCTTCGCGTCGCGCATCATGCGCTCCACCGGGAAGTCGCGGGTGTAGCCGGCGCCGCCGAACAGCTGGACCGCGTCCGTCGTCACCTCCATGGCGATGTCGGACGCGTACGTCTTCGCCGCCGAGGCCATGAAACCCGCGCGCTTGTCGCCGCGCTCGGATGCCGCCGCCGAGGCGTACACCAGGTGGCGGGCCGCCTCGATCTTGGTGCCCATGTCGGCCAGCATGAACTGGACGCCCTGGAACTCGGCGATCGACTTGCCGAACTGCTTGCGGTCCTTCACGTACGCCACCGCCGCGTCGAGCGCGCCCTGGGCGATGCCCAGCGCCTGTGCGCCGATCGTCGGGCGGGTGTGGTCCAGCGTGCGCAGCGCCGTCTTCAGACCGGTGCCGGGCTCGCCGATGATGCGGTCCTCGGGGATCGTGCAGTTCTCGAAGTAGATCTCGCGCGTCGGGGAGCCCTTGATGCCGAGCTTCTTCTCCTTCGGGCCCACCGAGAAGCCCGGGTCGTCCTTGTGCACGACGAACGCCGAGATGCCGTTGGCCTTCTTCTCCGCGTCGGGGTCGGTCACGGCCATCACGGTGTACCAGGACGACTCGCCCGCGTTGGTGATCCAGCACTTGGTGCCGTTGAGCACCCAGTGGTCGCCGTCGAGCCGGGCGCGCGCCCGCATCGACGCCGTGTCCGAGCCCGCTTCGCGCTCCGAAAGCGCGTACGACGCCGAAGCCTCGCCCGACGCGATCGACGGCAGCACCAGCTTCTTCACGCTCTCCGAGCCGGACAGGATGATCGGCTGCGTGCCGAGCTTGTTGACCGCCGGGATCAGCGACGCCGACGCGTCGACCCGCGCGACCTCTTCGATCACGATGCAGGCGCCCACGGCGTCCGCGCCCTGGCCGTCGTACTCCTCGCCGATGTGAACGGCGTTGAACCCGGACTTGACCAGCGCGTTGTACGCCTCGATCGGGTAGCGCTCGTTCTCGTCGACCTCGGCCGCGTACGGCGCGATCTCCTTCTCGGCCAGGGCCCGGACCGCGGCCCGCAGCTCCTCGTGCTCCTCGGCAAGCTGGTACAGGCCGTCGGTCACTTCCGGTCACCTTCTCTACGACGTCGGGAGAGTTCCATCGATGTTAGCGCTCGTTCACTGCGCGCGTCCGCCCTCGTCCTTGTGTCGTTGACCGCAGAACTCGTACCGTCGGGTGATGCCGCTCACCGCGCCGACGACGCCGCCCGGTTTGCCCGCCTCCCTCGACTACCCCGAAGTCCCCGTCGGTTCGCTCATCGCCGCGGGCGCCGCCCGCTGGGGTGACCGGACCGCCTTCGCCCACGACGGCCGCAGCCTCACCTTCACCGAGACCTACCGCGCGGCCTGCCGCTTCGCCCACGCACTGCGGGCGCAGGGCGTGGGCCGCGGCGACGTCGTGGCGCTGCACCTGCCGAACTGCCTGGCCTTCCCGGTCGCCTACTACGGCACGCTGCTGGCCGGGGCGACCTTCAGCCCGGCCAACCCGCTGCTCCCGCCGGACGACCTCGCCTTCCAGCTCGCCGACTGCGAGGCCGCCGCCGTCGTGACGTTCGGCCCGGTCGCGGGCGCGCTGGCGAGCGTCGCCGACCGGATCCCGGCGCGGCTCACCGTCGTCGTCGACCCCACCGGCGACCTGCCCGAGGGCGGCTTCGAGTTCGAGGCGTTCCAGGCCG
This genomic window from Amycolatopsis mongoliensis contains:
- a CDS encoding acyl-CoA dehydrogenase family protein; this translates as MTDGLYQLAEEHEELRAAVRALAEKEIAPYAAEVDENERYPIEAYNALVKSGFNAVHIGEEYDGQGADAVGACIVIEEVARVDASASLIPAVNKLGTQPIILSGSESVKKLVLPSIASGEASASYALSEREAGSDTASMRARARLDGDHWVLNGTKCWITNAGESSWYTVMAVTDPDAEKKANGISAFVVHKDDPGFSVGPKEKKLGIKGSPTREIYFENCTIPEDRIIGEPGTGLKTALRTLDHTRPTIGAQALGIAQGALDAAVAYVKDRKQFGKSIAEFQGVQFMLADMGTKIEAARHLVYASAAASERGDKRAGFMASAAKTYASDIAMEVTTDAVQLFGGAGYTRDFPVERMMRDAKITQIYEGTNQIQKVVMARALLKG